The sequence GGCGGCTATTTCGGGAGCTGGAGATTTGACCCCAAAATAGCTGTGGTGGGTGGAGGTGGCGGCCACAGGGGGACGGAGGGGACCCCCTGGGGGTTTTGGGGTACCGGGGGGGGTCTCTGCGGTAAGGGGGGGTCCCTGTGGTAACAGGGGGGGCCCCCAAACAAGCCCCCGAAACCCCTCGGTGACTGAGAAGCAGCAACTTTAATCACTGAAAATCCAAAGCGAccgggtttggggggggggggggggggggttggaaacGCCAAAGCCGAATAAaaccactggggtggggggggcttggggggaaGGGGTTGCTGTAGGACCTACAATAAAAACAaagccccccccggccccccctcaGAGGCCCCGGGGCGAccggggatcccccccccccccccccccagccccgggtaCCTGCTGCATAGTCGGGGGGCGGGAGGCGATTCAAAGTGCTATCGGGTGCCTGAGtggtggaagggggggggggccccgTGGGGCGAAAACAGGGGGACACcccgtcccccccagccccgggacaCGCTGTTATGGGGGTGtcggggggggccgcacccaccccaccccccccaccccccccccaaatacaccccccaccccacggGAGCCGCCCCGGCACGATGGGCACCGGCGccccgggacgggggggggggggtgtttattTTACAAGGGCCCGAGGTCGGGGTGAGGGGCACAAGGGACACAcaatccccccacccccccaagacCCCTCGGGGGGGtcctgctgcccccccctcccccctgattttttttttttttgggggggggggggccggctcAGGAGAGCTGGTGGGGGGCTTCGAGCATCTCCATGAGGAAGGTGTCGATGGGGGTGTCCCCGATGAGCTTGAAGAAGAAGAGGTGCTCGAGGCATTTGAGGCCGATGGAGCGCAGGGCGGGGAGGCGGAGGAGCAGCTTGGCGAACCTGGGGGGGGACCCGGGGCGGGGTGGGAGGTttagggaggggggggggggacacgagccccccccccccccaaaccccctcccTACCTGCCCTGTTGCTCCGGGTACTTCTGCTTGCAGTAGGACTCGAGAGAGGCGTAAACCTTCTCCCGGAGCAGCTCCACCTCGCCGGGGTTGGAGAGCCCCTTGGCATCTGGGCGGGGGGCACAGAAAAcgaggtgaggggggggggggcgtccccAGCGTGGCGaatgcctccccccccccccccccccctccccgggcagcgccgTACCCGGGTTGAAGAGGATGATGGCGCGGAGGCAGCCCAGCTCCGTCTTATCCATGCGCATGTCCCGCATCTTGGAGACCAGCTCGGTCAGCACCCTgcggggggaagggaaaaagcgGGGTGCGTGAGCAGgatttggggggcgggggggagggggtcgGTAGGACCCCtgacaccctcccctcccccacctATCGAAGATGGCCCCCACGCCGGCGCTGTGGGCGCTGTTGCGGTGGACGTGGAGGCCGGTGGCCAGCAGGATCCCGTCCTTGACCGAGATGGAGCGGTGGGAGAAGGAGGCGATGAGCAGCTCGTTCCAGCCTGCGGCGGGGGAGGACGCGGCGtcagacaccccccacccccccccccaaaatcctggggggggacgggacggacggGGATGGCTCAGGCCCCAGGCTGTGGggctgacaccccccccacctcccacctcGCCTGCCCCGTGCCGGGCTGCAGATGCCCCATCCCGACCCCAAAGGCCCCCCCATGcgtcgtgtgtgtccccccaaCTGCTCCCACCCGCAGGGCCCCCCCAAATACCCTCAGGTGCCCCAAACCAGCCCCCCATGGGGCAGatccgccccctcccccccccagacCCCAACTGCTCCTTTCCAGGCCCTCTCCAGCCCCCCATGGGGCAGACACCCCCCTTCCGCCCCACGCTGTCCCCTCCAACCCCACAGTGCCCTTCCCACGGGGCAggtgcccccctgcagcccccccctccGGGCAGCCCCAATGTGGGGCAGatgccccccagacccccccccttCCGTGGGGCAAATCCTCTCCTGGACCCCCAGATGCCCCTGTTGTGGGGCAGATCCCCTCCTGTGGACCCCCAGACACCCCCTCCGTGGGGCAAATGCTCCCCCCGTGGGGCAGATTCCCTCCTGTGGGCCCCCAGACACCCGCTCCGTGGGGCGAATGCTCCCCCCGTGGGGCAGATTCCCTCCTGTGGGCCTCCAGACACCCCCTCCGTGGGGCACGTCCTCCTACGACTCCCCAAAAACACTGTCTGTGGGGCAaatcccctcctgcagccccccagaaGCCCCCTCCGTGGGGCAAATGCTCTGCCCGTGGGGCAGATCCAGTCCTGTggaccccccaaaaccccctccGTGGGGCAGATCCtttcctgcagcccccccagtgccccctccGTGAGGCAAATGCTCCCTCTGTGGGGCAAATGCCCTCCTGTGGACCCCCAAAAGCCTCCTCTATGGGGCAAATGTTCCCCCGTGGAGCAGattccctcctgcagccccccaaaaccccctcCATGGGGCAGATACCCCCTGGATAACCCTTCCATGGGGCAGATCCCCTCCCGTGGACCCCCAGACACCCCCTCCGTGGGGCAgatctcctcctgcagccccccagaaCACCCCGCCATGGGACAGACACCCCCTCTGCAGGACACGTCCCCCTGAGgctccccaaacccccccccccctcctccgcgGGGCATCCACCCCGCCCCCAGGAGACCCTGGACATCCCCGCCGTGGGGCAAAAGACCCCAAGACGCtccccccccggcctccccgcttcgccgtggggcagccccccatCCTCACCCGCCCGCAGCAGGATGACTTGGTCGTCCAGGGGCAGCTCGGAGAAATGGGGGATCCTCTTGGCCCACTCCACCAGCGTGAAGAGCTGCTTGTCGGCGGCCTGGCAGATGTTGGTCACCGGGTCATTGGGCTGATGAGTAgggtgaggagggggggggacacgTAAAGGGGTCAGCGGGGTGGCCCGGAGCCCCCCCGGGGACTCCTCGTGCCCCCCCAAAACAACTCACCGAGCTGCCCCCGGTGCCGGCGCCGTCCACGCTTTGGTCCGATTTCTGCTCCACCGCCAACTCGGCTTCCAAGATCTTCTCCACCGGCATCTCCTCGTTGGCGTTGGCCCCCAGGTCGCCGtcaccttccttctccttcccccgtTGTCGCTCCTCCTGCACGGCTGGGGCAGCCGGGGACGGACGGCGGTGAAGAGGTGGGGGGAGCGGTCCAGAGGATCCCTACCCCGTATCCCGGCGTTCCCGGTTACCTTCCCGCTTCATGCCGGTGGCCAGGCACTTCTGGTAGCGGCAGTACTGGCAGCGGTTGCGCTGGCGCTTGTCCACCACGCAGTCCTTGTTGTCGCGGCAGGTGTAGGTCAGGTCCTTGCGGATGGTGCGTTTGAAGAAGCCTTTGCAACCCTCGCAGCTGTACACCCCGTAGTGCTTccctgcggggagggggggggggggggggggggcgtcagCGGAGGGGACCCCCCCCAACTTCTCCCCACGCGTCcccacggcggggcggggcgggggggttgAGCGTCCTGCCCCAGGGTGGTGGTTGGGGGGCAGGATGGAAGGGGCACCCGTCCTCTGCGGTCCCCCTCGAGGAGGAGCGAGGTGGCTTCTTCCTCCGTATCCCACCACGGGGAGGAGCGAGGGGGCCTCGTCCCCTACGTCCTACCCCAGGGTGTCCCCACAGCCCAGCCCGAGGAGGACTGAGGTGCTCCCGTCTCCTGTATCCCAAGCCCAGGGAGGATCGAGGTGTCCCCATCCCGCGTGCCACCCCAGGGAGGACCCACGTCTCCCCACGCCCCATCCCGAAAAGGACCGAGGTGTCCCCATCCCGTGTGCCACCCCAGGGAGGACCCACGTCTCCCCACGCCCCATCCCGAAAAGGACCGAGGTGTCCCATCCCGTGTGCCACCCCAGGGAGGACCCACGTCTCCCCACGCCCCATCCCGAAAAGGACCGAGGTGTCCCCATCCCGCGTGCCACCCCAGGGAGGACCCACGTCTCCCCACGCCCCATCCCAAAAAGGACCGAGGTGCCCCCATTGCCTGGGTCCCATCACGGGGAGGACGCAGGCATCCCTGTCCCCCACATCCCACCCCAGAGAGGACCCAGGTGTCCCCATACCGCATCCCAAAGAGCGCTGAGATATCCCCACCCCACGTATCCCGCCCCAGGGAGGACCCTGGTGTCCCCGCACCCATCGCAAAGAGCACTGAGGTGTCCCCATCTCCTGCGTCCCACCACGGGGAGGACTCTGGTGTCCCCATATCCCACCCCAAGGAGGACCAAAACGTCCCCGTCCCCATATCCACTCTAGGGAGAAGCCAGGTCTCCCTATACCTCATCCCAAAAAGGACCAAggtgtccccatcccctgtgTCCCACCACAGGGAGGACCCAGGTGTCCCATAACCCCATCCCGAGGAGGACCGAGGTGTCCCCATATACCATATCCCACCCCAAACACAACCGAGATGTCTCCATTCTCTGTGTCCCACCCCAGGGACGACCCAGGCGTCCCCGTACCCCATCCCAAAGAGGACAGAGGTGGCCCCGTACCCATATCCCACCCCAGGGAGAACCCAGGTGTCCCTGTACCCCATATCCCACCCCAGGGAGAACCCAGGTGTCCCTGTACCCCATATCCCACCCAGGGAGGACCCAGGTGTCCCTGTACCCCATATCCCACCCCAAGAAGGACCCAGATGTTCTCGTACCCCGTCACCCACCCAGGAAGGATTCAGGTGTCCCGTCCCCTACACCCTACCCCACCCAGGACCCAGACGTCCCCATGCTCTGTATCCCACCCCCGGAAGGACCCCGGTGTCCCATCTCCCACCCCAgggaggacccaggtgtcctcatccccccacccccccaccgggTATCCCACTCCAGGAGCAACCCAAGCGTCCCCATTCCCCGTGTGCCAGCCCAAGAAGATCCCCAGGTGTCCCCATCCCCTACATCCCACCCCACAGAGGATCCAGCTCGCCCCGTCCCCCGTGTCCCACCCCCAGAAGGACCCTGGTGT is a genomic window of Aptenodytes patagonicus chromosome 31, bAptPat1.pri.cur, whole genome shotgun sequence containing:
- the RXRB gene encoding LOW QUALITY PROTEIN: retinoic acid receptor RXR-beta (The sequence of the model RefSeq protein was modified relative to this genomic sequence to represent the inferred CDS: inserted 2 bases in 2 codons), with protein sequence MIGSAMTSSLNSPVASXGSPFPVISSSMGSPGLPATPAIAYGPVSSPQINSTVNLSGLHXVSSSDDVKPPLGIRAVPCHPHGPGGAGKRLCAICGDRSSGKHYGVYSCEGCKGFFKRTIRKDLTYTCRDNKDCVVDKRQRNRCQYCRYQKCLATGMKREAVQEERQRGKEKEGDGDLGANANEEMPVEKILEAELAVEQKSDQSVDGAGTGGSSPNDPVTNICQAADKQLFTLVEWAKRIPHFSELPLDDQVILLRAGWNELLIASFSHRSISVKDGILLATGLHVHRNSAHSAGVGAIFDRVLTELVSKMRDMRMDKTELGCLRAIILFNPDAKGLSNPGEVELLREKVYASLESYCKQKYPEQQGRFAKLLLRLPALRSIGLKCLEHLFFFKLIGDTPIDTFLMEMLEAPHQLS